The region TTCACCTACCTGCGCCCCGGCACGGTGCTGGGCGACGCCGGCAAGCTGGGGGCGTTCGTCGAAGCCAAGAACGCCACCATCGGCACCGGCACCAAGGTGCCGCACCTGACCTACATCGGCGACGCCGACATCGGCGAGCACAGCAACATCGGCGCGTCCAGCGTGTTCGTCAACTACAACGGAGAAACCAAGAGCCGCACCACGATCGGTTCGCACGTGCGCACCGGGTCGGACACCATGTTCGTCGCGCCGGTGACCGTCGGCGACGGCGCCTACACCGGCGCCGGCACGGTGATCCGCGAGGACGTCCCGCCGGGTGCGCTCGCCGTGTCCGCCGGACCGCAGCGCAACATCGAGGGCTGGGTGCAGCGCAAGCGGCCCGGCAGTGCCGCCGCACGGGCCGCCGAACAGGCGAAAGCCGCCGAGGGAGCCGGTGAAGCTACCGGCGAGTAGCATTTCGTCGCCGTTTATTGGCATTCTGGTAACCCGCCACCGTCTGCGTGTCAACGCTACGTACGATGGCCCGAGAATCGATCCCCCATCGATCTAGAAGCCGAGGGCAGCCCCGTGAGCCACGACTGGACCGACAACCGCAAGAACCTGATGCTCTTCTCCGGTCGGGCGCACCCCGAACTGGCCGAGCAGGTCGCCAAGGAACTCGACGTGCCGGTCACCGCGCAGACAGCGCGCGACTTCGCCAACGGCGAGATCTTCGTCCGTTTCGACGAGTCGGTGCGCGGCAGCGACGCCTTCGTGCTGCAGAGCCACCCGGCGCCGCTGAACACGTGGCTGATGGAACAGCTGATCATGATCGACGCGCTCAAGCGCGGCAGCGCCAAGCGCATCACCGCGATCCTGCCGTTCTATCCGTATGCCCGGCAGGACAAGAAGCACCGCGGCCGCGAGCCGATCTCGGCCCGCCTGGTGGCCGATCTGTACAAGACGGCGGGCGCCGACCGGATCGTCACCGTTGATCTGCACACCGACCAGATCCAGGGATTCTTCGACGGCCCCGTCGACCACATGCGCGCCCAGAAGCTGCTGACCGGCTACATCGCGGAGAACTACGCCGACCACGACATGGTCGTCGTCTCCCCCGACTCCGGCCGCGTCCGCGTCGCCGAGAAGTGGGCCGACTCGCTGGGCGGCGTGCCGCTGGCCTTCATCCACAAGACCCGCGATCCGCTGGTGCCGAACCAGGTGAAATCCAACCGGGTGGTCGGTGATGTCCGGGGTAAGACCTGCATCCTCACCGACGACATGATCGACACCGGCGGCACCATCGCCGGCGCGGTGAACCTGCTGCGCGAGGACGGCGCCAGCGACGTGATCATCGCCGCCACCCACGGCGTGCTGTCGGACCCGGCGCCCGAACGCCTGGCCAACTGCGGCGCCCGCGAGGTCATCGTCACCAACACGCTGCCGATCGGCGACGACAAGATGTTCCCGCAGCTCACGGTGCTCTCGATCGCGCCGCTGCTGGCGAACACCATCCGCGCGGTCTTCGAAAACGGCTCGGTGACAGGGCTTTTCGACGGATCGGCGTAGCCGGATGGCACAGGCAGAGACCCGGATCTACCACAACCCGAAGTGCTCGACGTCGCGCAAGACCCTGGAGTTGTTGCGGGACAACGGCATCGACCCCGAGGTGGTGCTCTACCTGAAGAACCCGCCGACGCGCGACGAGCTGGCGACAATGATCGCCGACGCCGGGATCGATGTGCGCACCGCCGTCCGCAAGCGCGAATCCCTCTACGAGGAACTGGGATTGGCGTCGGCGTCCGACGACGAGCTGCTCGACGCGATGGCCGAACATCCCATCCTGATCGAGCGCCCGTTCGTCGTGACGCCCAGGGGCACCAGGCTGGCACGGCCCCTCGACTCGGTCCGAGAGATTCTGTGACCGCTTCCCGGGCGGCCGTCGCCGCGGCGGTGGTGCTGGCGTGCGCGGGCTGCGGAACCGAAACGCCCGACTATCAAGCGGTCTGGTCGACGACGAGTGCGACGTCCTCCTCGGCGGCGCCGACGACTTCGGAGAAGCCCGTCCCCATCGCGGCCTACCTCGAACAGTCCGGTGTGTCGGGCAAGCCGGTCGCGCCCGACAAGCTGACCGACATCACGATCTCGATGCCGATGCCACCGGGCTGGCATCCCTACCAGAACACCAATCTGGCGCCCGGCACCCGCACGATCGCCAAGGGCGACACCTATCCGACGGCGATGCTGATGGTGTTCGAGCTCGACGGCGACTTCAACATCGCCGACGCCCTCAAGCACGCCAACGTCGATGCGCAGATCTCGCAGAACTTCCGGTCGCTGAACTCGTCGAACGCTCCGTTCGACGGCTTCCCGTCGTCGATGATCGAGGGCAGCTACGACCTCAACGGGGCGCGGATGCACAGCTACAACCGGATCGTCATCGCCACCGGTGCGCCCCCGAAGAACCAGCGCTATCTCATCCAGTTCACCGTCACCGGGTTCGCCGACAAGGCCGCCGAGGAGGCTCCCGACATCGAGGCCGCGATCAAGGGCTTCTCCGTGACCGTGCCCAAGGCGCCACCCCGCTGACCCCCTTCTCCGCCGAACTTGCATTCCACGCGTCGAATTGCGAGTGAGGACCGCGCGGAATGCGAGTTCGGCGAAACTCTAGGGTGGTGGCCATGAGCGACTGGACCGCCGCCGATCTGCCCTCCTTCGCCGGCCGTACCGTCGTCGTCACCGGCGCCAACAGCGGGCTCGGACTGGTGACGGCGCACGAGCTGGCCCGGGTGGGAGCCACGACGATCCTGGCCGTGCGCAACCTCGACAAGGGCAACGCCGCCGTGGCGGAGATGGCCGGCGATGTGCAGGTGCGCCGGCTCGACCTGCAGGACCTCTCGTCGGTCCGGGAGTTCGCCGAGGGCACCGGCACGGTCGACGTCCTGATCAACAACGCCGGCATCATGGCAGTGCCGTACGCGCTGACGGTGGACGGCTTCGAAAGCCAGATCGGCACCAATCATCTGGGGCACTTCGCGCTGACCAACCTGCTGCTGCCGAAGATCACCGACCGCGTCGTCACGGTGTCGTCCTTCATGCACCTGTTCGGCTACCTCAGCCTCAACGACCTGAACTGGAAGTCGCGGCCCTACCTCGCCTGGCCCGCCTACGGCCAGTCCAAGCTGGCCAACCTGATGTTCACCACCGAACTGCAGCGTCGGCTCGAGTCGGCGCGCTCGCCGCTGCGGGCAGTCGCGGCGCATCCCGGGTACTCGGCGACCAACCTGCAGGGCCACAGCGGGGGGCGCCTGGGCAGTCGGATCATGGACGCCGGCAACCGATTCTTCGCCACCGATGCGGACTTCGGCGCACGCCAGACGCTCTTCGCGGCGTCGCAGGACGTCGCCGGCGACAGCTTCATCGGGCCGCGTTTCGCGATGCGGGGGCGCACCGGTGACGCCTGGCGCAGCCCCCTGGCTCGCGACGGCGACAAGGCCGCTGCGCTGTGGACGCTCTCCGAGCAGCTCACGGGCACCGAGTTCCCTCTCTGATTTTTCGCTGACCACTGCTGTGCGCTACCCTTGCGGACGCGTCACGGCGAGGGTGGCCTGCAGGCCGCCGTTATCGACGGGAACCCGCATCTTCATTGGTGAGCGACCCTGGCCGTGCCCGACCCGACTGGCACAGGAGCAACGACCATGGCACAGAACCCCACCAACAATCTCACCGCGCAGGTCCGGACCGCGACCGGCAAGGGCGCCTCGCGCCGCGCCCGCCGCGAGGGCCGCGTTCCCGTCGTGCTCTACGGCCACGGCACCGACCCGCAGCACCTGGAGATCGACGGGCACGACTTCGCCGCCGTGCTGCGCCACGCCGGCACCAACGCCGTGCTCACCCTCGACATCGACGGCAAGGAGCAGCTGGCGCTGACCAAGGCGCTGGAGATCCACCCGATCCGGCGCAACATCCAGCACGCCGATCTGCTGGTCGTGCGCCGCGGCGAGAAGGTGACCGTCGAGGTCACCGTCATCGTCGAGGGCGAGGCCACGCCCGGCACGCTGGTCACCCAGGAGGCCAACACCGTCGAGATCGAGGCCGACGCGCTGTCCATCCCGCAGCAGCTGACCACCTCGGTCGAAGGCGCCGAAGAAGGCACCCAGATCCTCGCCGGCCAGCTCGCGCTGCCCGCGGGCGTCACGCTGATCACCGATCCCGAGACCCTCGTCGTCAACGTCGTCGCGGCGCCGACGGAGGAAGAGCTCGAGTCCGAGGGCGGCGGCGCGTCGGTCGAGGAGCAGGCTGCCGAAGCCGAGGCTGAGGCAGGCGAAGCCGGCGAGGGTGGCGAGGAAGCCGCCTCCGAGTCCGAGTAGTCACGGGAGGATCTGTCCATGGCCGAACCCGTGCTCGTGGTCGGCCTGGGCAACCCCGGCCCGCAGTACGCCACGACCCGGCACAACCTCGGCTTCCTGGTCGCCGACGTGCTCGCCGATCGCATCGGTGCGGCGTTCAAGGTGCACAAGAAGTCGGGGGCCGAAGTCGTGACCGGGCGGCTGGGCGGTAAGTCGGTGGTGCTGGCCAAGCCGCGCACCTACATGAACGAGTCCGGCCGCCAGGTCGGGCCGCTGGCGAAGTTCTACTCGGTGGCGCCGGCCGACATCATCGTCATCCACGACGAACTCGACATCGACTTCGGCCGGATCCGGCTGAAGTCCGGCGGTGGTGTGGCCGGGCACAACGGCCTGCGCTCGGTGGGATCAGCGTTGGGCAGCAACGATTTTCAGCGGGTGCGCATCGGCATCGGCCGTCCGCCCGGCAGGCAGTCCGGGGCCTCGTTCGTGTTGGAGAACTTCAACTCCCGGGAGCGGCCCGAACTCGGCACGATCGTCGAGCAGGCCGCCGACGCGACGGAACTGCTGATCGCGCACGGCATCGAACCTGCGCAGAACACCGTGCACGCCTGGGCGTGACGGCTACCAGGACAGGACGATGCCAGTCCTGTTGTTGCGGGGGATCGACTCCACCACGTTGGGCGCGCGCGTTCCCGGCACGGCCTTGATCGAGACGCTGCCGTTGGTCTCGCACCTGACGATGCTGCCGGCTTCCTGGCATGTCGCCTGCGCTGCCGCGGTCGGAGCCGCGAGGAGCGAAGCCACGATCGCACTCGCGGTCAACGCCGTCGTCGTGATCGTCCAACGACTGGTCATGGTTTCTCCCTACTGAGAACGCTGTCCACCGAGAGTCCGATCAGGGGCACGACGACGCAAGGACTCGAGCACCCGGATCGAGCGTGAGATTGGCGCTGCCGACGTGGCGGAAGGCATCGTCGCGGGCTGCTTCGATGGTCGCTCCGGCGCCCCCGGAAACGATGCCACTGCTATCGTCGGCGCCGACCGACACCACGCAGAAGACATCGTTGGTCACTTCGTCGCTGCTGCATTGAGCGGCGCCCGCACCCTGGCAGACCGCGATCACTGCCGCCGCAGCGGCATCGTTGGTGGGACCGGTCGCCGAGAAGCCCACCAGCATTCCGTCGCGGACACCGGAACCGACGGCCCTCGACAGCACGCCGGTCTCCGCCACACCCCCGGGGCCGCCGGCCCGGGCGGGCGGCGAGGAGACCATCGACATCGAGACGCCGATGACCGCAGCCGCTGACATCAGAAGGACAGACGCTTGACGGACTACAGCCATGTCTCCTCCTGGGGGCACTCGGCCTGACGTCGAATCATAAGTCCGGCCGACGGCTGGGCCAACCCCCGAAGCGGGTCTACCTGCAGATTGACGGATGTCGACGCGCTGCAGGCCCGCGGCTAAGCGCCCCGAATCCCGCTGCCGACCCGTTTCACCGGCTTGTGCGGGAATCGCTTGGTGGCGTGGTCTTCGGCGTCGGAACCCGCTAGTACGTACAGTGTTTCGCGCTTCTCCTGCAACGGTTTGAGCACCAGCTCCATGAACCCCTTGCGGTCGTCGAGGTAGGGCTCGATGACCTCCTCTCCGGCCGGGCAGACCGCCAGACAGTACGCGGCTTTGTAGTTGGCCTTGAACGAAAGGCTCTGCCACATCGATGCATTTTCCGAATCGCTGACGCGCGAACGGAATTCATCCGCATCGGCGCTGTCGGCGATGGTCTGCACCCAGTCGGTGAACCCGCCCATGAACTCGCGGTAGTTGTGCACCGAGCAAGCGACGAAGTCGAAGTCGCCGTTCTTCTTGATCGCGCCCACCGGACACGCCGCAACGCACAGCTTGCACTCCAGACACGGCGAATAGTCCAGCGGCGCACCGTAACTGCTGATCTCGGCAGCCACCAGGACGGTGCCGAGCAGGATGAAGTTGCCGAACCGGGGATGGATGACATTGCGATGGATTCCCATCGCACCCAGTCCCGCGGCCACAGCGACGGGTTTGTGGGCGACCACCCAGATGCGGCCGGGGTAGCGGTCCATCTCCATCGGAAACGTCGCCGACGGGTTGATCACGCGATGACCGGCGTCTTGCAGCACGCGCGTGATCCGGTGCGCGGCGTCGTTCATGATCTCGCCGCTGCGATGGAACTCCTGGTTCGCGACGCTGCGTGCGGTGGACCGCACGTTGTCGCGGTTCATCTTGACCACCAGCGAGATGTAACTCCGCGCGCCCGGCAACGCCGCCTCGGCGTGCGGGAGTTCGGAGGCCAGGGCGGGGTCGGCGACGCGAGCGAAATCCACGTCGTCGGCGCCCGCGTCCAGACAGACCTGCCGCAGCCAGCCGGCGTCGATGGTGCCGGGTGGACGCGACGGGCGGGATCGCACGGCGCGCACCGTCGGGTGCTCGGCGAGGCGGTGGGGCAGATTGTCGGCCATCTAGGTATAGTACACAATACTCAGATAAGCGGCCGTAAAGAATCCGTTCTGACCCTGCATCGGGGGATCTTTCGCGGGTAGACCGGACGTATGCACAGCACACGATCGGGCTCACCGCACCGTCCGTGGGCCCGCATGTTCGACGGGGACCGCACATGGGGGTCGTTGACCATCCGCCCCGACCGTCTCGGGATGATCTGCTACCGCCTGGTGGTGTACCCACCGGGGATCAGCACCGTCGAGCGCCGCCGCCTTCGCGTGGCGCGCGGCTGGCCCGCGTGGGGGCCCCTGCTCTGGATCGCCTGCGAGATCCTGCTGCCCGGTGCCATCGGCCCGTGGGCGGCCCTGGCGCTGTCCACGGTGGTCGCCGCCGGCGCGGGCGTGCTCGCCCGCCGGTGCGCGGGCCGCACCCTCACCGGAGTCCGCTGCCTGACCGCGGTGGTGCTGGCCGGCTACGCCGACCCGGAATCGACCGCCGCCAGGGACCGCGTCCTGGCATGGGCGGAAACGCTGCTGGGGGCCGACGACGACCTCGCCCGTGGCGACATCTCGATCGCCGCACACGAGATGGCATGGTGGCGGGTCTACGACGACGTGACCGAAGCGCTCGCGAGCCGTCAGCCCGACGTCCGGCGCCGGTAGGCGGCCAGCGCGAACGGGGCGAACACCGCCGTCAGCGCCAGCGACCACAGGAACGTCGACAGCACCGGATGGTGCAGCGGCAGTTGAGCGCTCGCGGGTGCGGGCCCGCCGTTGCCCCAGAGTTCGCGCATCGCCTGGGCCAGGGAGGACACCGGATTCCACTCGGCGATCACCCGTAACCAGTGCGGCATCGGTTCGGTCGGCACGAAGGTGTTCGCCAGGAACGTGACCGGAAACAGCGCGGTGAACATGACCCCGTTGACCGCCTCGACGGTGCGCATCAGCGACCCGATGAGGATGCCGAACCAGATCATGCCGAAGCCGAACACCAGCAGAAGCGCGAAGGCCAGGACCGCTTCGGCGATGCCGTTGCGGATCCGCCAGCCGATCGCCAGCCCGGTCACCGCCATGACGACCACCCCGAGCGAGGAGTGGATGAGACTTGCGATGCTGCGGCCGATCAACACCGAGGACCGGGAGATCGGCAGGGATCGGAACCGGTCGATGATGCCCTTCTCGACGTCGGCCGTGATGCCCGACGCCACCACGAACGCCGAGAACACGATGGTCTGGGCCTGGATGCCGGGCAGCAGGAACTCCCGGTAGGAGGCGCCGCCGGTGTTGGTGATCGAGGCACCGAACACGAAGGCGAACAGCAGCACGAACATGATCGGCTGCGCGGTCACGTCGCTGAGCATCTCCGGCATGCGCTTGGTGTGGATCATGTTGCGCTTCACCATGATCCACGATTGCCGAGCCAGGCCCGTCGGCCGCGTCGCGACTTGCTGCAGGGTGACCGGCGCCTGGGCCTTCGTCTCCAGCGCGGTCACGCCGTGACCTCCTCGGTGTCGTCGGTGCGGTGTCCGGTGAGCGTGAGGAACACGTCGTCGAGGCTGGGCCGGGACAGGCCGATGTCGTCGACGCCGATGCCGCTGTCGCGCAGCCAACCGGCGACGCTGATCATGTCGTCGAGTCCGTCGGCCGACGCGGTGAGCCTGCGGGCGCCGGCGTCGGCGAACACCTCGGCCCCGCTGCGTTCCAGAAGACTCCGCGCGGAGCCGAGATCTCGGGCGTCGCTGACGGTGACCACCAGACTGGCTCGGCCGGCCTGTCGCTTGAGTTCCAGGGGTGACCCCTCGGCGATGATCCGGCCGCGGTCGATCACCACGATGTTGTCGGCGAGTTGGTCGGCTTCCTCGAGGTACTGGGTGGTCAACAGCAGGGTCGTCCCCTGGGCCACCAAGCCGCGCAGCACGTCCCACAGCTCGCTGCGGCTGCGCGGATCGAGCCCGGTGGTGGGTTCGTCGAGGAACAGCACCGGGGGCGACGCCAGCAGGCTGACCGCGAGGTCAAGCCGGCGCCGCATTCCGCCGGAGTAAGACTTGACCACGCGGTCACCGGCGTCGGTCAGCGAGAACTGTTCCAGCAGTTGACTTCCCAGCTTCTCGAGATCCTTGCGTCGGATACCGTAGAGACCACCGATCATCCGGATGTTCTCGCGGCCGGTGAGCAGTTCGTCGACGGTGGCGACCTGACCGGTCAGACCCATGTGCCGTCGCACCTGCTCGGGTTGGCGACGCACGTCGAAACCGGCGACCCGGGCGGTGCCGCTGGTCGGCTCGGTCAGCGTCGTCATCATCCGCACCGTCGTCGTCTTGCCGGCGCCGTTGGGGCCGAGCAGGCCGAGCACGGTACCCGGCGGAACCGAGAAGCTCACCCCGTCGACGGCGGTCTCGTGCCCGTACCGCTTGACGAGGTCGATCGCTTCGATCGCGGGAGCAGGGGGCATGACACCGACGGTATCGTCGCACCCCGACATGGGGCCATCGGTTTTGCGCTCGCGGGTAGGAGAACGGCCGCCGGTGGGGTACACCGGAGCCAGCACAAATCACCGTCTACAGGAGCATCCGAGTGGACGCGCAATGGTTGGCAGCACCTGAGTACGGGTTGGCCAGGGAGATCCTGCAGCGAGGCGTGGCGGCGATCTACCTGATCGCCTTCGTCGCCGCGGCGCGCCAGTTCCGTGCGCTCATCGGCGAGCACGGCATGCTGCCGGTGCCGCGCTTCGTCGAACGCGTGCCGTTCCGGGTCGCGCCGAGCCTCTTTCACCTCCGCTACTCCGACCGGCTCTTCGCGGCGATCGCGTGGAGCGGGGCGGTGCTCTCGGCGGCGATCCTGTCCGGGGCAGCCAACCTGGTGCCGCTGTGGGCGGCCATGGTGGCGTGGCTCGTGCTCTGGGTGCTGTACCTGTCGATCGTCAACGTCGGACAGCGGTGGTACGGCTTCGGCTGGGAGTCCCTGCTGCTGGAGGCCGGTTTCCTGGCGATGCTGCTGGGCAACGACGACACCGCGCCGCCGGTGCTGATCCTGTGGCTGGTGCGCTGGCTGGTGTTCCGCGTCGAGTTCGGCGCCGGACTGATCAAGATGCGGGGGGATCCGTGCTGGCGTGACCTGACCTGCCTGCATTACCACCACGAGACCCAGCCGATGCCGGGACCGTTGAGCTGGTTCTTCCATCATCTGCCGAAACCGTTGCATCGGGTGGAGGTGGCGGGCAACCACGTCGCGCAGCTCCTGGTGCCGTTCGCGCTGTTCGCGCCGCAGCCGGTGGCCAGCGCGGCCGCAGGCATCGTGATCGTCACGCAGCTGTGGCTGGTGATGTCCGGTAACTTCGCGTGGCTGAACTGGGTGACGATCGTCCTGGCGTTCGGTGCGATCGATCGATCCGCGTACTCGGCCGTCCTGCCTGTGTCGTCGGCTCCGGCGCTACCCACGCCTCCGCTGTGGTACGCCGCGATCGTCATCGCAGCCACCGCGTTGTCCGCCTTCCTGAGCTACTGGCCGGTGCGCAACATGCTGGGCCGGCGCCAGCACATGAACGCGTCCTTCAACCCGTTCCACCTCGTCAACACCTACGGAGCCTTCGGCAGCATCGGCCGCACACGCTACGAGCTCGTGATCGAGGGGACCGACGAATCCACCCTCACCGACCGCACGGTGTGGAAGGAGTACGGCTTCAAAGGCAAGCCCGGCGATCCGCGACGGCTGCCCCGCCAGTGGGCGCCGTACCACCTGCGGCTGGACTGGCTGATGTGGTTCGCAGCGCTGTCACCGACCTATGCGAAAGACTGGTTCGGACCGTTCATCGCACGGCTGCTGCGCAACGACGCGCCGACGCTTCGGCTGTTGCAGCACAACCCTTTTCCCGACGCGCCGCCGCAGCATGTGCGGGCGGCGCTGTATGAATACCGGTTCACCACGTGGCGGGAACTGCGCCATGAGCGAGCGTGGTGGCATCGCAGCCTCGTCGGGCAGTACCTTCCCGCGATCGCCCTCGGTGAGCTCAGCGCCAGGTGACGGCGCCCCGAGCGTGCGCAAAGTGGCTGATCTGGACGGCGTGTCGGCCGCAGACTCGCACGCTCGCGGGAAAAAGGTGAGGGGGCTGGCAGCTAGCCGGTGATCAGGGAGACGCTGTTCGAGCGGCGCAGCTTGCCCGACGGCGTCTTCGGGATGCTGCCGGGGCCGAGCACCACGACGTTGCGGGGACGGACGTCGACCTCAGCGACCACCTCGTGGGCGACCTGGTGCTCGATGCGGCGGACCTCCGCCGGGTCCTGCCAGGCGTTGGACTCGACGGCCACGGCGAAGGTCTCCCTCGAGTGGCCGGCGTCCAGCCGCACCGCCACCGCGCAGCCGGCGCGGACACCCTCGACGCGGCCCGCGGCGCGTTCGATGTCCGTCGGGTAGATGTTGCGGCCCGCCATGATGATGACGTCTTTGACGCGCCCGCACACGACGACGTGGCCTTCCTCGGTCAGGTAACCGAGGTCGCCGGTGTCGTACCAGCCGTGCTCGTCCTGCGCCGGGATGAAGCCGCCCATGGTCAGGTAGCCGGGGGTCAGGCTCTCGCCGCGCAATTCGATGACGCCGACCCCCCGCGGGGGCATCACGTTGCCGTGGTCGTCGATGACGCGGGCTTCGAGGTCTTTGAGCAGCGGGCCGAGCGTGGCCAGCCGCTTGGTGTTGCCCTTGGTCGCCGGCACGGCGCGCCGCAGCGCGGCCAGCAGGTCGGCGTCCACCTCGTCGACGACCAGACCGGCGCCGCACGGCGAGAACGACACCGCCAGCGTCGTCTCGGCCATGCCGTAGGCCGGCAGGATCGCGTCGGGGCGCAGCCCGAACGGCCTGCCCGCGTCGAGCAGATCCTCGACGTCGGCCGGCTCGACGGGTTCGGCACCCGAGAGGGCGAACCGCAGCGTGGACAGGTCGAACTCGCCGGGCTTGGCCTGCCGGCGCAGCCGCTTGGCCAGCAGCGCATACGCGAAGTTCGGGGCCGCGGTCATCGTGCCCTTGTACTTGTCGATCAGCTTGGCCCACAGCAGGGTGTCGCGCAGGAAGTCCATCGGCGTGACCTTGACCAGCTCGGCGCCGAAGTACATCGGGATGGTCAGGAAGCCCACCATGCCCATGTCGTGGAAGCAGGGCAGCCAGCTCACCATGACGTCGGTGTCGACGTCGTACTCGGCGCCGAGGAACATCGCCTCGGCGTTTGAGTGGATGTTGCGGTGGGTGATCTGGACCGCTTTGGGGGATCCGGTGGACCCGCTCGTCAACTGCATCAGCGCGAGGTCGTCCTCGCCCACCTCGATCGGATCGATCGGCTCGGACGCCAGCAGGTCGCCGACGGTGAGCACCGTGATGCCCTTCTCCTCGAGCACCGGAGCGGCGACCAGGAACGGCTCGGAGACGATGACGGCCTTCGCCTCGATCATCCCGATGACGTTCATCGTGTCTTCGGCCCACATGGCCAGGTCGGTGCGCGGGGTCGGCTGGTGCAGCATGGTCAGGCTCGCGCCGCGCATCCACAGACCCTGGGCGGTGGGAGCGATCTCGACGGGGAAACCGGCCAGGACGCCGACGGCGTCGCCGAGTCCCACACCCGCCTCGGCGAGCCCACCGGCGATGCGCCTGGCCCGCTCGTGGACCTCGCCCCAGGTGTGCCGGACCGGCTCGTGCGGTTCGCCGGTGACCATCCCCCGATCGGTGCTGCGGGCATTGCTGTACATCTTCTCGGTGAATCTGCTCACGACGACCTCCTCGCCGACATCTGCCCCGGTGCACATGCCCGTTTGCCATGTTCCGCCTGTTGAGCGGCCTTTTGAAGGAGGCGCGCACACAAAAGGGGAGCGGTTGTGTCTCGAATCGGTGATGTCGCGTAGGCGCGATCGGAACCCGAGCCGAACCCGGTGCCGCGTCCAACGAACCGCCCGCCGGGGTAGCCGGAGGGGGAACTGACCGCGTCCACTGCTCGACCGCTAGCTCTCACCGCCGATCATCTTAAGCAACTCTTAAGTAGCTGCCAAACTCGGGCGGGGATTGAGGCGTGCATCACATCTGTTGACCCGCCGGGTCAGCCGGCGGTCGAGGGGCTCGGGACGACGCGAGCGCCCTGGACCGGGCCGCTGGCCACCCGCACGGTCCGGCACACGCCCGCGCCGGCCAGCTCCGTGCCGATGTCGACGGCCGCGCCCGCCGAGGCGCACAGGAACGCACATGTCGGACCCGAACCGGACACGATGCCGGCCAGCGCGCCGGCCTCCACGCCGGCGCGCAGGGTCCGGCGCAGCGACGAGTCGAGGCTCAGGGCGGCGGGTTGCAGATCGTTGCCGAGCAGAGGCGCCAGCTGAGCCGGATCGCCCGAGGCGAGCGCGGCCAGGAGCGGCTCGGGGCTCTCCAGCCGTGGCGGCAGCGTGCGGTCGCCGGAGGCACGCAGCCGGTCGATCTCGGCGAACACCCTCCTGGTGGACAGTTCGCCCCGGGAGAATGCCAGCACCCAGTGGAAGGTGTTGCGGGCGAGGACGGTCGCGAGCTCCTCGCCCCGCCCGGTGCCCAGCGCCGTGCCGCCGTGCAGCGCGAACGGCACGTCGCTGCCGAGCTCGGCGGCCAGCGCGTGCAGATCCCTGCGCGGCACCCCGAGTTCCCACAGCGTGTTCATGGCCACCAGCACCGCGGCGGCGTCGGCGCTGCCGCCCGCCATTCCCCCGGCCACCGGGATCGTCTTGTCGATCGAGATCGCGACGTCGGGAGCCCGGCCCACGTGCTCGGCCATCAGCTCGGCGGCCCGCCACGCGAGGTTGCGTTCGTCGGTGGGCACCGAGTCGGCCCCCTCCCCCGACACCTCCACCGTCAGCATGTCGGACGTACGGACGGTCACCTCGTCGAGCAGGGACACGGCGTGGAAGACGGTGGTCAGTTCGTGATAGCCGTCGTCGCGCCGATCCCCCACGTCCAGATAGAGGTTGACTTTGC is a window of Mycolicibacterium chubuense NBB4 DNA encoding:
- the arsC gene encoding arsenate reductase (glutaredoxin) (This arsenate reductase requires both glutathione and glutaredoxin to convert arsenate to arsenite, after which the efflux transporter formed by ArsA and ArsB can extrude the arsenite from the cell, providing resistance.) is translated as MAQAETRIYHNPKCSTSRKTLELLRDNGIDPEVVLYLKNPPTRDELATMIADAGIDVRTAVRKRESLYEELGLASASDDELLDAMAEHPILIERPFVVTPRGTRLARPLDSVREIL
- a CDS encoding 50S ribosomal protein L25/general stress protein Ctc, with amino-acid sequence MAQNPTNNLTAQVRTATGKGASRRARREGRVPVVLYGHGTDPQHLEIDGHDFAAVLRHAGTNAVLTLDIDGKEQLALTKALEIHPIRRNIQHADLLVVRRGEKVTVEVTVIVEGEATPGTLVTQEANTVEIEADALSIPQQLTTSVEGAEEGTQILAGQLALPAGVTLITDPETLVVNVVAAPTEEELESEGGGASVEEQAAEAEAEAGEAGEGGEEAASESE
- a CDS encoding ribose-phosphate diphosphokinase; translated protein: MSHDWTDNRKNLMLFSGRAHPELAEQVAKELDVPVTAQTARDFANGEIFVRFDESVRGSDAFVLQSHPAPLNTWLMEQLIMIDALKRGSAKRITAILPFYPYARQDKKHRGREPISARLVADLYKTAGADRIVTVDLHTDQIQGFFDGPVDHMRAQKLLTGYIAENYADHDMVVVSPDSGRVRVAEKWADSLGGVPLAFIHKTRDPLVPNQVKSNRVVGDVRGKTCILTDDMIDTGGTIAGAVNLLREDGASDVIIAATHGVLSDPAPERLANCGAREVIVTNTLPIGDDKMFPQLTVLSIAPLLANTIRAVFENGSVTGLFDGSA
- a CDS encoding epoxyqueuosine reductase; translation: MADNLPHRLAEHPTVRAVRSRPSRPPGTIDAGWLRQVCLDAGADDVDFARVADPALASELPHAEAALPGARSYISLVVKMNRDNVRSTARSVANQEFHRSGEIMNDAAHRITRVLQDAGHRVINPSATFPMEMDRYPGRIWVVAHKPVAVAAGLGAMGIHRNVIHPRFGNFILLGTVLVAAEISSYGAPLDYSPCLECKLCVAACPVGAIKKNGDFDFVACSVHNYREFMGGFTDWVQTIADSADADEFRSRVSDSENASMWQSLSFKANYKAAYCLAVCPAGEEVIEPYLDDRKGFMELVLKPLQEKRETLYVLAGSDAEDHATKRFPHKPVKRVGSGIRGA
- a CDS encoding LpqN/LpqT family lipoprotein, with protein sequence MTASRAAVAAAVVLACAGCGTETPDYQAVWSTTSATSSSAAPTTSEKPVPIAAYLEQSGVSGKPVAPDKLTDITISMPMPPGWHPYQNTNLAPGTRTIAKGDTYPTAMLMVFELDGDFNIADALKHANVDAQISQNFRSLNSSNAPFDGFPSSMIEGSYDLNGARMHSYNRIVIATGAPPKNQRYLIQFTVTGFADKAAEEAPDIEAAIKGFSVTVPKAPPR
- a CDS encoding oxidoreductase, with protein sequence MSDWTAADLPSFAGRTVVVTGANSGLGLVTAHELARVGATTILAVRNLDKGNAAVAEMAGDVQVRRLDLQDLSSVREFAEGTGTVDVLINNAGIMAVPYALTVDGFESQIGTNHLGHFALTNLLLPKITDRVVTVSSFMHLFGYLSLNDLNWKSRPYLAWPAYGQSKLANLMFTTELQRRLESARSPLRAVAAHPGYSATNLQGHSGGRLGSRIMDAGNRFFATDADFGARQTLFAASQDVAGDSFIGPRFAMRGRTGDAWRSPLARDGDKAAALWTLSEQLTGTEFPL
- the pth gene encoding aminoacyl-tRNA hydrolase gives rise to the protein MAEPVLVVGLGNPGPQYATTRHNLGFLVADVLADRIGAAFKVHKKSGAEVVTGRLGGKSVVLAKPRTYMNESGRQVGPLAKFYSVAPADIIVIHDELDIDFGRIRLKSGGGVAGHNGLRSVGSALGSNDFQRVRIGIGRPPGRQSGASFVLENFNSRERPELGTIVEQAADATELLIAHGIEPAQNTVHAWA